The following coding sequences lie in one Caloenas nicobarica isolate bCalNic1 chromosome 13, bCalNic1.hap1, whole genome shotgun sequence genomic window:
- the MRPL22 gene encoding large ribosomal subunit protein uL22m yields MAARRALGAGSALVSGLLGWARPERWRAAGSLFPLSCIHTSTSLQKFGKWEKKNRIVYPPQLPGEPRRPAEIYHCRREIKYSKDKMWYLAKLIRGMSIDQALAQLEFNDKKGAKVIKEVLLEAQEMAVRNHNVEFKSNLHIAESLTGRGRYVKRIRYHGKGMFGVMNISRCHYFVKLVEGPPPPPEPPRTGFDQAKEYVQQLRSRTLVNTL; encoded by the exons atggcggcgcggcgggcgctCGGCGCCG GTAGCGCCTTGGTGTCCGGTCTTCTCGGCTGGGCGCGGCCGGAGAG GTGGCGAGCAGCCGGTAGCCTTTTCCCTCTGTCATGCATCCACACGAGCACATCTCTGCAGAAATTTGGGAAgtgggagaaaaagaacaggatTGTTTACCCTCCGCAGCTGCCTGGAGAACCTCGCAGACCAGCT GAAATATATCACTGTCggagggaaataaaatatagcAAAGATAAGATGTGGTATCTGGCAAAACTG ATAAGAGGAATGTCCATTGATCAGGCTCTTGCTCAGTTGGAATTTAATGATAAAAAGGGAGCAAAGGTGATCAAAGAG GTTCTCTTAGAAGCTCAGGAAATGGCAGTAAGAAATCACAACGTGGAATTCAAATCAAATTTACATATag CTGAGTCACTGACGGGCAGAGGCCGCTATGTGAAGCGAATTCGTTACCATGGCAAAGGCATGTTTGGCGTCATGAACATCTCCAGGTGCCATTACTTTGTGAAGCTGGTGGAaggtcctcctcctcctccagagccACCGAGGACTGGTTTTGACCAAGCAAAAGAATATGTGCAGCAGCTGCGAAGTAGAACCCTTGTTAATACACTGTGA